In a single window of the Mugil cephalus isolate CIBA_MC_2020 chromosome 6, CIBA_Mcephalus_1.1, whole genome shotgun sequence genome:
- the fstl3 gene encoding follistatin-related protein 3 has protein sequence MIFLILGMILTFSQIGRNPASAGMCWLQQSQEQRCDMVLMRGVTREECCAGGRLDTAWSNTSLPMNEVSLLGFLGIVSCKPCKETCEGVKCSAGKVCKMKTGRPQCVCSPDCSHITRKHAVCGSDGKSYKDECDLLMARCMGHPDLEVMYQGDCKKSCSNVVCPGTHTCVTDQTNSAHCVMCRTTPCPIPMPSEQAICGNDNITYPSACHLRRATCFLGRSIGVRHYGNCSSPPRKAHIFDGSEENAV, from the exons ATGATCTTTTTGATTTTGGGGATGATTCTCACTTTCAGTCAGATTGGGAGGAATCCTGCCAGTG CCGGGATGTGCTGGCTGCAGCAGAGTCAAGAACAAAGGTGCGACATGGTGCTGATGAGAGGGGTGACCAGAGAAGAGTGCTGTGCCGGCGGCCGCCTGGACACGGCGTGGTCCAACACCAGCCTGCCCATGAATGAGGTCAGCCTGCTCGGCTTCCTGGGCATTGTCTCCTGCAAGCCGTGCAaag AAACATGCGAGGGAGTCAAATGCAGCGCCGGCAAGGTTTGCAAGATGAAGACCGGAaggcctcagtgtgtgtgctcCCCGGACTGCTCTCACATTACCCGGAAGCATGCTGTGTGCGGCAGCGACGGGAAGTCGTACAAGGATGAGTGCGATCTGCTGATGGCCCGCTGCATGGGACACCCGGACCTGGAGGTCATGTACCAAGGCGACTGCAAAA AGTCATGCTCCAACGTGGTGTGTCCGGGAACTCACACCTGCGTGACCGACCAGACCAACAGCGCCCACTGCGTCATGTGCCGCACCACGCCCTGCCCGATACCCATGCCGTCCGAGCAGGCGATCTGCGGCAACGACAACATCACCTACCCGAGCGCCTGCCACCTCCGCAGGGCCACGTGCTTCCTCGGCCGCTCCATAGGAGTCCGCCACTACGGCAACTGCAGCA GTCCACCCCGGAAAGCCCACATTTTCGATGGCAGCGAGGAAAACGCAGTCTAG